A window of Bacillus sp. E(2018) contains these coding sequences:
- the nuoH gene encoding NADH-quinone oxidoreductase subunit NuoH, whose protein sequence is MMEDLLYAQPGWTHVAIFFALGAALLVTVLGFVTYAILAERKVLGFMQMRTGPNRVGGRFGLLQTVADVFKLLIKEDTIPKLADRPLFILAPVIAFAPAFMVLATIPFSENMQFADLGVGLLYYVAVSGISTIGILMGGWASNNKYSLLGGMRAAAQMISYEIPLVISVIGVILFAGSLNLNDIVRGQENIAYIFLTPIGFFVFLISSIAELNRTPFDLPEAESELVAGYHVEYSGFRWAFFMLTEYVYLFAMASLTTVLFLGGWNPIPFLDFIPGMLWFGVKFSIVVFFMIWIRGTLPRLRADQLMGFAWKVLLPLALLNIFVSAAVKELFL, encoded by the coding sequence CTGATGGAGGATCTTTTATACGCACAGCCCGGCTGGACGCATGTTGCCATTTTCTTTGCGCTCGGCGCCGCATTACTCGTCACTGTGCTCGGCTTTGTAACCTACGCGATTCTAGCTGAACGAAAAGTGCTCGGGTTCATGCAGATGCGTACAGGACCGAACCGGGTAGGAGGAAGATTCGGTCTCCTACAAACCGTAGCGGACGTTTTTAAACTTTTGATAAAAGAAGACACGATACCGAAACTAGCGGATCGGCCGTTGTTCATATTGGCGCCAGTCATCGCATTTGCACCAGCGTTCATGGTGCTCGCGACGATTCCATTCTCAGAAAACATGCAGTTTGCAGACCTCGGTGTCGGCCTTCTGTATTACGTAGCCGTTTCAGGCATCTCGACGATCGGCATTTTAATGGGTGGCTGGGCATCGAATAATAAATACTCGTTGCTCGGCGGCATGCGTGCTGCAGCACAGATGATTTCGTACGAAATTCCGCTCGTCATCTCTGTCATCGGAGTCATCTTGTTCGCGGGCAGTCTGAACTTAAACGACATCGTAAGAGGACAAGAAAACATTGCCTATATCTTTTTAACACCGATCGGCTTTTTCGTTTTCTTGATCTCTTCCATCGCTGAACTAAACCGTACACCGTTTGACCTGCCTGAAGCAGAGTCAGAGCTCGTTGCCGGTTATCACGTGGAATACTCAGGATTTCGGTGGGCATTCTTCATGCTCACAGAATATGTGTATCTGTTCGCGATGGCATCCTTAACGACTGTTCTTTTCTTAGGAGGCTGGAACCCGATTCCGTTCTTAGATTTTATCCCAGGGATGCTGTGGTTCGGCGTCAAATTCAGCATCGTCGTGTTTTTCATGATCTGGATTCGCGGAACACTGCCACGACTCCGCGCCGATCAACTGATGGGCTTCGCATGGAAGGTCCTGCTGCCACTAGCACTGCTAAACATTTTTGTCAGTGCAGCAGTTAAGGAATTGTTTTTATAA
- a CDS encoding NADH-quinone oxidoreductase subunit D — MIRTEEMLLNVGPQHPSTHGVFRIVLKIDGETIIEATPVIGYLHRGTEKLAENLQYTQIIPYTDRMDYLAAMTNNYVICHAVETMMSLEIPERAEYLRVIVMELGRIASHLVWFGTYLLDIGAMSPFLYAFREREAIINMLNEICGARLTFNYMRVGGVKWDAPEGWIEKVRDFVPYMREELAGYHDLVTGNEIFLNRVKGIGYYTKEEALNFSLSGANLRCTGTNWDLRKDEPYSIYDRFDFDVPVFHTGDAWARYQCRMQEIEESLKIVEQAVEQFPEEGPVMAKVPRIIKPPKGEAFVRIESPRGEIGCYIASEGKKEPYRLKFRRPSFYNLQILPKLLVGENISNLITILGGIDIVLGEVDG; from the coding sequence TTGATCAGAACAGAAGAGATGCTCCTCAACGTTGGACCTCAGCATCCGAGTACGCACGGTGTTTTTCGAATCGTGCTTAAAATCGACGGAGAAACGATCATTGAAGCTACCCCAGTGATCGGATATCTTCACCGAGGCACCGAGAAGCTAGCAGAAAATCTTCAGTATACACAGATTATTCCTTACACAGACCGCATGGATTATCTAGCGGCTATGACGAACAACTATGTGATCTGCCACGCGGTTGAAACGATGATGAGTCTTGAAATTCCAGAACGAGCGGAATATTTGCGAGTCATCGTGATGGAGCTCGGACGCATCGCAAGCCATCTCGTTTGGTTTGGTACATATTTATTAGATATTGGGGCGATGAGTCCATTTCTATACGCGTTTCGTGAACGAGAAGCGATCATTAATATGCTGAACGAGATCTGTGGCGCTCGCCTGACGTTCAACTATATGCGTGTTGGCGGTGTGAAGTGGGACGCACCAGAAGGATGGATCGAGAAAGTCCGTGACTTTGTTCCGTACATGAGAGAAGAGCTTGCTGGCTATCACGACCTTGTGACAGGCAACGAAATCTTCTTGAACCGTGTAAAAGGAATCGGCTACTACACGAAAGAAGAAGCACTGAATTTTTCATTAAGCGGCGCAAACTTAAGATGCACAGGTACGAATTGGGATCTTAGAAAAGATGAGCCTTATTCGATCTATGACCGTTTTGATTTTGATGTACCGGTCTTTCATACGGGCGATGCATGGGCGCGCTATCAGTGCCGCATGCAAGAGATCGAAGAATCACTCAAGATTGTAGAACAAGCGGTAGAGCAGTTTCCAGAAGAAGGCCCGGTCATGGCAAAAGTACCAAGAATTATCAAGCCGCCAAAAGGTGAAGCCTTCGTTCGTATCGAGTCGCCTCGCGGAGAGATTGGCTGCTACATCGCGTCAGAAGGAAAAAAAGAACCGTACCGCTTGAAGTTTCGTAGACCATCTTTTTACAACCTTCAGATTCTGCCAAAACTTTTAGTCGGTGAAAACATCTCCAACTTGATTACCATCTTAGGCGGGATTGATATCGTTCTCGGGGAGGTCGATGGCTGA
- a CDS encoding NADH-quinone oxidoreductase subunit C, with the protein MTDKQNDSNEGLSIEEQKKKAAAEAKAKALELAKQRQAEKAKTAEGTEQPAAEPELTKEELKKKAAAEAKAKALELAKQRQAEKAKAAEQSEPKAAEPELTKEELKKKAAAEAKAKALELAKQRQAEKAKAAEVTEPTAAEPELTKEELKKKAAAEAKAKALELAKQRQAEKAAPKTDEPTDDLAKQKALAAAKAKAAAAAKAKAAAAAKAKLAREGGGDTSTEPASDDEKAKAAAKAKAVAAAKAKAAAAAKAKASREAGSDATAEPAGDDEKAKAIAAAKAKAAAAAKARAAANAKGEATEPVAEEKPSPNQPILDTYTKVIKEHLGEDVLEDSYINRLSKDVPTLVAKPESYYKIAEFLKYNDQLRFDYLSEMHGTDFETHFEVYNHLYSYNHRQSVALKVKIDRTSATTHSITPLWEGANWPERETYDLLGIKFEGHPNLTRIMLPDDWVGFPLRKDYEPHDVEV; encoded by the coding sequence ATGACCGATAAGCAAAATGATTCTAATGAAGGATTATCGATAGAAGAGCAAAAGAAAAAAGCGGCTGCAGAAGCGAAAGCGAAAGCGCTTGAGCTTGCGAAACAGCGTCAGGCTGAAAAGGCGAAGACAGCGGAAGGTACAGAGCAGCCAGCAGCCGAACCGGAGCTAACAAAAGAAGAGCTAAAAAAGAAGGCTGCCGCAGAAGCAAAGGCAAAAGCACTGGAACTCGCGAAACAGCGTCAGGCTGAAAAGGCAAAGGCGGCTGAACAGTCAGAGCCGAAAGCAGCTGAACCAGAGTTAACAAAAGAAGAGCTGAAGAAAAAGGCAGCCGCAGAGGCAAAAGCCAAAGCCCTTGAGCTTGCGAAACAGCGTCAGGCTGAAAAGGCAAAAGCTGCAGAAGTAACAGAGCCGACCGCAGCCGAGCCAGAGCTAACAAAAGAAGAGCTAAAAAAGAAAGCAGCCGCGGAAGCGAAGGCAAAAGCACTTGAGCTCGCAAAACAGCGTCAAGCTGAAAAAGCGGCTCCAAAAACCGATGAGCCAACGGATGATCTTGCGAAACAAAAAGCACTAGCCGCCGCGAAAGCGAAAGCAGCCGCAGCAGCAAAGGCGAAGGCAGCAGCTGCCGCTAAAGCAAAACTAGCAAGAGAGGGTGGAGGCGACACATCCACCGAACCTGCTTCAGACGATGAAAAAGCGAAAGCAGCCGCAAAAGCAAAGGCCGTTGCAGCAGCAAAGGCAAAAGCAGCCGCAGCAGCAAAAGCGAAGGCTTCCCGTGAAGCAGGATCAGATGCAACAGCTGAGCCAGCAGGTGATGACGAAAAAGCGAAAGCGATCGCTGCCGCCAAGGCCAAAGCAGCTGCAGCCGCAAAAGCACGTGCTGCCGCGAATGCAAAAGGTGAAGCAACCGAACCTGTCGCAGAAGAAAAACCATCACCAAACCAACCTATCCTCGATACCTACACAAAAGTCATCAAAGAACATCTAGGAGAAGATGTACTCGAAGATTCCTATATTAACAGACTGTCAAAAGACGTCCCTACCTTAGTTGCAAAACCTGAATCCTATTATAAAATTGCGGAGTTTTTAAAATATAACGACCAGCTTCGTTTTGATTATTTATCTGAAATGCACGGCACCGATTTTGAAACACATTTTGAAGTCTATAACCACCTGTATTCGTACAATCATCGCCAGTCCGTTGCATTAAAAGTAAAGATAGACAGAACAAGTGCTACTACCCATTCTATTACCCCGTTATGGGAGGGAGCAAACTGGCCAGAGCGTGAAACGTATGACCTTTTAGGCATTAAATTTGAAGGTCATCCGAACTTAACGCGTATCATGCTGCCGGACGATTGGGTAGGATTTCCGCTTAGAAAAGATTACGAACCACATGACGTGGAGGTGTAG
- a CDS encoding NADH-quinone oxidoreductase subunit B encodes MDIKWELTAEERAELDRNVFMVTLEQVKAWARSNSLWPLTFGLACCAIEMMGTGSSHYDLDRFGSIFRTSPRQSDVMIVSGTVTKKMAPVLKRLYEQMPEPKWVIAMGSCATAGGPYIKSYAVVKGVDQIVPVDVYIPGCPPNPAALIYGINKLQEKIRYEAKTGKKVMSE; translated from the coding sequence ATGGACATAAAGTGGGAACTTACGGCAGAGGAACGCGCCGAACTAGACCGCAACGTATTCATGGTAACACTCGAACAAGTGAAAGCCTGGGCCAGAAGCAATTCACTATGGCCGTTAACCTTTGGACTCGCCTGCTGCGCGATTGAAATGATGGGCACAGGTTCGTCTCATTATGACTTAGACCGTTTCGGAAGCATATTCCGTACGTCACCTCGTCAATCTGACGTAATGATCGTTTCTGGAACCGTAACGAAAAAGATGGCTCCCGTATTGAAACGTTTATACGAACAGATGCCAGAACCGAAGTGGGTCATCGCGATGGGTTCATGCGCTACAGCTGGCGGCCCTTACATCAAATCGTATGCGGTTGTAAAAGGCGTCGATCAAATCGTACCCGTGGATGTGTACATACCTGGATGTCCACCTAACCCTGCTGCACTCATTTATGGCATCAACAAGCTTCAAGAAAAAATCCGTTATGAAGCGAAGACAGGCAAGAAGGTGATGAGCGAATGA
- a CDS encoding NADH-quinone oxidoreductase subunit A, protein MDFYHLYQNNYLIVAVFLFLGVLLPVVALTAGRLLRPYKPSAEKYTTYESGIEPFHQSWVQYNVRYYLFALMFVIFDVETVFLYPWAVAYEELGVFALIEMGIFVVLLTLGLVYAWKKKVLKWT, encoded by the coding sequence ATGGATTTTTATCATCTGTATCAAAACAATTACCTCATTGTGGCTGTATTTTTATTTTTAGGGGTCCTTTTGCCGGTTGTCGCATTGACTGCGGGCCGTTTGTTGCGCCCTTATAAACCATCAGCAGAAAAATACACCACGTACGAAAGCGGAATCGAACCTTTTCATCAAAGCTGGGTTCAGTACAATGTCCGCTATTATTTGTTTGCGCTCATGTTTGTTATTTTTGATGTTGAAACCGTATTTTTATACCCCTGGGCCGTTGCCTATGAAGAGCTAGGTGTGTTCGCTCTGATCGAGATGGGGATTTTTGTTGTTCTTTTAACGTTAGGTCTTGTATACGCTTGGAAAAAGAAGGTGCTTAAATGGACATAA
- a CDS encoding DUF1722 domain-containing protein produces MKKETEQLWASEKYTVMAKGYNLYKEVQGLMRDAQSDSDYKKVTMLITELKEKPFERRALCNTLEHVWGYFKKSAEELDKQHFFSLLTTLRESDEEYYDEMPYEIDLFLQYLLQKYPSEYLSRSTIIKN; encoded by the coding sequence TTGAAAAAAGAGACCGAACAGCTGTGGGCGAGTGAAAAATACACGGTGATGGCTAAGGGGTACAACTTATATAAAGAAGTTCAAGGCTTGATGAGAGATGCTCAATCTGATTCCGATTATAAAAAAGTGACTATGTTGATCACTGAGTTGAAAGAAAAACCTTTTGAGCGTCGTGCTTTATGCAATACACTAGAGCATGTTTGGGGTTATTTTAAAAAATCAGCTGAAGAATTGGATAAGCAGCACTTTTTTTCACTGCTGACCACGTTGAGAGAGTCAGATGAAGAATATTATGATGAAATGCCGTATGAGATTGATCTGTTTTTACAGTATTTGCTTCAAAAATACCCTTCAGAATACTTATCACGTTCAACAATTATCAAAAATTGA
- a CDS encoding FAD-dependent oxidoreductase, producing MTASFSTYKREEIITGMKQEKLDLLVIGGGVTGAGILLDAQTRGMKVGLVEMQDFAAGTSSRSTKLVHGGLRYLKQFEVKLVAEVGKERAIVYENAPHVTTPEWMLLPFYKGGTFGKFSTSIGLKVYDFLAGVKRKERRKMFSAEETLRREPLLKKDNLLGGGYYVEYKTDDARLTLEIMKEAVSRGASAVNYAKVTSFIYNGKRAVGVKVEDQLTGEIHEIYAKKIVNATGPWVDELREEDRSKTGKEIHHTKGIHLVIDGSKFPLKQAVYYDTEDGRMVFAIPRAGKTYIGTTDTDYKGDLANPGMTEEDLQYVLNTIHFMFPDVKITRDDVESSWSGLRPLIHEPKKGPSEISRKDEVFHSPSGLLTIAGGKLTGYRKMAEKVVDIVRDQLGEEEGAKFPGCRTQHMELSGGKMGGSQNFADFLRTKVQEGLALGLDDAKARELVQRYGTNIDIVYGYMKERGAEAKSYNLPESLYASLLYALEYEMTSTPSDFLIRRTSALYFDIDTVYEWKENVINCMADKLGWNAEQKREHAEDFEEQLRLSVEAI from the coding sequence ATGACAGCATCATTTTCAACATATAAAAGAGAAGAAATTATCACAGGTATGAAGCAAGAGAAGCTAGATCTCCTTGTAATCGGAGGAGGCGTAACGGGAGCGGGTATTCTTTTAGATGCTCAGACTCGTGGTATGAAAGTAGGTCTTGTAGAGATGCAGGACTTTGCTGCTGGAACATCCAGCCGTTCTACAAAACTTGTTCACGGTGGACTTCGTTATTTAAAACAATTCGAAGTGAAACTTGTGGCCGAAGTAGGTAAAGAACGTGCGATCGTGTACGAGAACGCTCCGCACGTAACAACACCAGAATGGATGCTACTTCCGTTTTACAAAGGCGGTACGTTTGGGAAATTCTCCACTTCCATCGGTCTAAAAGTGTACGATTTCTTAGCAGGTGTAAAACGCAAAGAACGCAGAAAAATGTTTTCAGCTGAAGAAACATTACGCCGTGAACCACTATTGAAAAAGGATAACTTGCTTGGCGGCGGGTATTACGTGGAATACAAAACAGATGACGCTCGTCTAACGCTTGAGATCATGAAAGAAGCGGTATCACGCGGAGCATCAGCTGTGAACTACGCGAAAGTTACAAGCTTTATCTATAACGGAAAGAGAGCGGTCGGTGTAAAAGTGGAAGACCAGCTCACTGGTGAAATTCATGAGATCTATGCGAAAAAGATCGTAAACGCAACAGGTCCATGGGTAGATGAACTTCGCGAAGAAGATCGTTCGAAAACAGGAAAAGAGATTCACCATACAAAAGGAATTCACCTTGTTATTGACGGTTCTAAGTTCCCATTGAAACAAGCCGTTTACTATGACACAGAAGATGGCCGTATGGTGTTCGCCATCCCACGTGCGGGTAAAACGTATATTGGTACGACAGATACAGACTACAAGGGAGACCTTGCAAACCCTGGTATGACGGAAGAGGATCTTCAATATGTACTGAACACGATCCACTTCATGTTCCCGGACGTGAAGATTACGCGTGACGATGTTGAATCGTCATGGTCAGGACTACGTCCATTGATTCATGAACCGAAAAAAGGACCTTCAGAAATCTCTCGAAAAGATGAGGTGTTCCACTCACCATCCGGATTATTAACAATCGCTGGTGGTAAGCTGACAGGTTACCGCAAGATGGCTGAAAAAGTCGTAGATATAGTTCGTGATCAGCTTGGTGAAGAAGAAGGTGCAAAATTCCCAGGATGCCGCACGCAACACATGGAATTATCAGGCGGTAAGATGGGCGGAAGTCAAAACTTCGCAGACTTCCTTCGTACGAAAGTACAAGAAGGCTTGGCGTTAGGTTTGGATGACGCGAAAGCTCGTGAGCTTGTTCAACGCTATGGCACGAACATCGACATCGTATATGGTTACATGAAAGAACGCGGTGCAGAAGCGAAGAGCTACAACTTACCAGAAAGTCTGTACGCATCTCTACTATACGCATTAGAGTATGAGATGACTTCAACACCGTCTGACTTCTTAATCCGCCGTACGTCGGCTCTATACTTTGACATCGATACGGTATACGAGTGGAAAGAAAATGTGATCAACTGCATGGCCGACAAATTGGGCTGGAACGCAGAACAAAAACGCGAGCATGCAGAAGATTTCGAAGAGCAATTGCGATTGTCAGTTGAGGCGATCTGA
- the glpK gene encoding glycerol kinase GlpK, which translates to MEKKYIIALDQGTTSSRAILFNKAGEVVEISQKEFKQHFPKPGWVEHDAQEIWGTILAVVAEVLSKTDTDPGEIASIGITNQRETTVVWDKNTGKPVHNAIVWQSRQTAEICDELKEQGLNDKFRDKTGLLIDAYFSGTKVKWILDNVEGAREKAENGDLLFGTIDTWLVWKLTGGRAHVTDYSNASRTLMYNIYDLKWDDELLEILGVPKSMLPEVKSSSEVYGETIDYHFFGKNIPIAGIAGDQQAALFGQACFEKGMAKNTYGTGCFMLMNTGEKAVKSEHGLLTTIAWGVDGKVEYALEGSIFVAGSAIQWLRDGLRMLKDAADSEDYAERVASTDGVYVVPAFVGLGTPYWDSEARGAIFGLTRGTEKEHFVRATLESLAYQTADVLTAMEADSGIELKKLRVDGGAVKNNFLMQFQSDILNVPVERPEINETTALGAAYLAGLAVGFWGDRQEIADKWKVDKDFDVNMKEEERKELYDGWKKAVEATIAYKPKA; encoded by the coding sequence ATGGAAAAGAAATATATCATTGCACTCGATCAAGGAACGACAAGCTCAAGAGCGATTCTATTTAACAAAGCAGGAGAAGTCGTTGAGATCTCACAAAAGGAATTTAAGCAGCACTTCCCGAAGCCAGGCTGGGTAGAACATGATGCACAAGAAATCTGGGGAACGATTTTAGCAGTAGTGGCTGAAGTTTTATCAAAAACAGATACAGATCCAGGCGAGATCGCGTCGATCGGTATTACGAATCAGCGTGAAACAACGGTCGTTTGGGATAAGAACACAGGAAAACCTGTTCACAATGCGATCGTATGGCAATCTCGTCAAACAGCTGAAATCTGTGATGAATTGAAAGAACAAGGCTTAAACGATAAGTTCCGCGACAAAACAGGATTGTTAATCGACGCATACTTCTCCGGAACAAAAGTAAAATGGATTCTGGATAACGTTGAAGGTGCAAGAGAAAAAGCAGAAAACGGTGACCTTTTATTCGGTACGATCGATACGTGGCTGGTTTGGAAGCTAACAGGCGGAAGAGCCCACGTAACAGACTATTCAAACGCTTCACGTACACTGATGTACAATATTTACGATCTGAAATGGGATGACGAGCTTCTTGAGATCTTGGGTGTTCCAAAATCTATGCTGCCAGAAGTAAAATCCTCTTCAGAAGTTTACGGTGAAACGATCGATTATCATTTCTTTGGTAAAAATATTCCGATCGCAGGTATCGCGGGCGATCAGCAAGCGGCACTTTTCGGACAAGCTTGTTTTGAAAAAGGAATGGCGAAGAACACGTATGGTACAGGCTGTTTCATGCTTATGAACACAGGTGAAAAAGCAGTTAAGTCAGAGCATGGCCTTTTAACGACGATTGCTTGGGGTGTGGACGGGAAAGTCGAGTACGCACTTGAAGGAAGTATCTTTGTAGCAGGTTCAGCGATTCAATGGCTGCGCGATGGGCTTCGCATGTTAAAAGATGCGGCTGACAGTGAAGATTATGCAGAACGCGTTGCATCAACAGATGGCGTTTATGTTGTGCCAGCATTCGTTGGCCTTGGAACTCCTTACTGGGATTCAGAAGCACGCGGTGCGATCTTCGGACTTACACGCGGTACAGAAAAAGAGCATTTCGTTCGTGCGACACTAGAGTCACTTGCGTATCAAACGGCTGATGTGTTAACAGCGATGGAAGCTGACTCTGGTATCGAATTGAAAAAACTTCGTGTAGATGGCGGAGCCGTTAAGAACAACTTCTTAATGCAGTTCCAAAGTGATATCTTAAACGTTCCTGTTGAGCGTCCAGAGATTAATGAAACGACTGCGCTCGGTGCTGCATATCTTGCGGGTCTTGCTGTAGGTTTCTGGGGTGACCGACAAGAAATCGCAGATAAATGGAAAGTGGACAAAGACTTTGACGTAAACATGAAAGAAGAAGAGCGTAAAGAGCTTTATGATGGCTGGAAAAAAGCTGTTGAAGCAACGATTGCATATAAACCTAAAGCATAA
- a CDS encoding MIP/aquaporin family protein — protein sequence MSTFMAELIGTMILIIFGGGVVANVSLNKSKAQGGGWIVVALAWGLAVAMAVYAVGSFSGAHLNPAVTLGLASIGEFAWSDVPAYILAQMIGGILGGMVVYFHFLQHWKATDDPAVKLGVFSTDPAIPHTFSNLLSEFIGTAVLLVGLLSIGANKFSDGLNPLIVGFLIVAIGLSLGGPTGYAINPARDLGPRIAHFILPIPGKGGSNWTYSWIPVVGPVLGGVFGALFYQAVFTGKVTTLFWIWTVVSLAIFAITFFLGSKGTQALPHGDQIEN from the coding sequence ATGTCAACATTTATGGCAGAACTGATAGGAACAATGATTCTAATCATATTTGGCGGGGGCGTTGTTGCAAACGTTTCCTTGAATAAATCAAAAGCTCAAGGTGGCGGCTGGATTGTAGTCGCACTTGCATGGGGACTAGCTGTTGCGATGGCTGTATATGCAGTCGGAAGCTTCAGCGGTGCACACCTTAACCCAGCCGTTACGCTCGGTCTAGCTTCAATCGGTGAATTTGCTTGGTCAGATGTACCAGCTTATATCCTTGCACAGATGATCGGCGGTATTTTAGGAGGAATGGTCGTTTACTTCCACTTCCTTCAACACTGGAAAGCAACAGATGATCCAGCGGTAAAATTAGGAGTTTTCTCAACGGACCCTGCAATTCCGCATACATTTTCGAATCTTTTATCAGAATTTATTGGAACTGCCGTTTTACTAGTAGGATTATTGTCAATCGGAGCGAATAAATTTTCAGATGGCTTGAATCCACTGATTGTCGGATTCCTCATCGTAGCGATCGGGTTGTCACTTGGTGGACCAACTGGATATGCGATCAACCCGGCACGTGACCTTGGTCCGAGAATCGCACATTTCATCTTACCGATTCCAGGCAAAGGCGGATCTAATTGGACGTACTCTTGGATTCCAGTTGTAGGACCAGTGCTTGGAGGAGTGTTCGGAGCATTGTTCTACCAAGCTGTTTTCACAGGAAAAGTTACAACGTTATTCTGGATCTGGACAGTGGTTTCACTAGCGATTTTCGCTATAACATTCTTCTTAGGAAGTAAAGGCACACAAGCACTGCCTCACGGAGATCAAATAGAAAACTAA